A single genomic interval of uncultured Desulfobulbus sp. harbors:
- a CDS encoding YebC/PmpR family DNA-binding transcriptional regulator — protein sequence MSGHSKWSTIKRKKGANDAKRGKIFTKLIKEITIAAKMGGGDADGNPRLRAAITAAKSENMPKDNIDRAIKKGTGDLDGAIYEEILYEGYGPGGVAVLVETMTDNKNRTVADIRHFFAKSGGNLGESGCVAWMFDKKGAITVEKDGITEEELMDVALEAGADDVVDDEDSFQILTEPDVFNDVVEQLEKGGVKFSEATISMIPKNTIDVAEEKTARSLLRLLDNLEDHDDVQKVHANFDIDDQLMDILD from the coding sequence GTGTCGGGACATTCGAAATGGAGCACGATCAAACGCAAGAAAGGGGCTAATGACGCCAAGCGCGGCAAAATTTTCACCAAGCTGATCAAGGAGATCACCATCGCCGCCAAGATGGGCGGAGGCGATGCGGACGGCAATCCCCGCCTGCGTGCCGCCATTACCGCCGCCAAGAGCGAGAACATGCCCAAAGACAACATTGATCGGGCGATCAAGAAAGGTACCGGCGATCTCGACGGAGCCATCTACGAGGAGATCCTCTACGAGGGATACGGTCCCGGTGGCGTGGCGGTTCTGGTTGAAACCATGACCGACAACAAGAACCGGACCGTTGCCGATATTCGCCATTTTTTCGCCAAGAGTGGCGGCAACCTCGGTGAGTCCGGCTGCGTTGCCTGGATGTTCGACAAGAAGGGTGCCATCACCGTGGAAAAAGACGGCATCACTGAGGAAGAGCTGATGGACGTCGCCCTGGAGGCCGGAGCCGACGATGTGGTGGATGACGAAGACAGCTTCCAGATTCTCACCGAACCTGACGTGTTCAACGATGTCGTCGAACAGTTGGAAAAGGGCGGTGTCAAGTTCTCCGAGGCCACCATCTCCATGATCCCCAAAAACACCATCGACGTTGCCGAGGAAAAGACCGCCCGTTCCCTGCTGCGGTTGCTCGATAACCTGGAAGATCACGACGATGTGCAGAAGGTGCACGCCAACTTCGACATCGATGATCAGTTGATGGACATCCTCGATTAA
- a CDS encoding RlmE family RNA methyltransferase, which produces MRKEQDYYFKKAKKDNYPARSVYKLEEAQLKHKFLKPGQRVLDLGCHPGSWSLYASEILGEKGVVVAADLQRTDIPVQKPNAEINWLCYDVYSEEFVDYLKKHWPGFHVVLSDMAPRTTGSQYADHQHSLRLVRRVLELSALFLHENGTLYCKVFQGEDFPEFLQECKPLFTSVKVVKPKSSRHESREVFVLGRGFRRQAQQK; this is translated from the coding sequence ATGCGAAAAGAGCAGGACTACTATTTTAAAAAAGCCAAAAAGGACAATTACCCGGCCCGTTCGGTCTATAAACTGGAAGAGGCGCAACTCAAACACAAGTTCCTCAAACCCGGTCAACGGGTGCTGGACCTTGGCTGCCATCCCGGCAGTTGGAGCCTGTATGCCTCCGAAATCCTCGGCGAAAAGGGGGTGGTGGTGGCGGCGGACCTGCAGCGGACGGACATCCCGGTTCAAAAACCCAATGCCGAAATCAATTGGCTCTGTTATGATGTCTATTCGGAGGAATTCGTTGATTATCTGAAAAAGCATTGGCCGGGCTTTCACGTGGTGCTCAGCGATATGGCACCCAGGACCACCGGCAGTCAGTATGCCGACCACCAGCACTCTCTTCGCCTGGTTCGGCGCGTCCTCGAGTTGTCCGCATTATTCCTGCATGAAAACGGTACATTATACTGCAAAGTCTTCCAAGGTGAGGATTTCCCGGAGTTCTTGCAGGAGTGTAAACCATTGTTTACAAGCGTCAAGGTAGTGAAACCCAAGAGTTCACGCCATGAGAGCCGGGAGGTCTTTGTTTTGGGCCGCGGTTTTCGCCGGCAAGCTCAACAGAAATAG
- a CDS encoding HD domain-containing protein, protein MTFHVDPRQIEVLLPPWLKRHLRDIHSHLGGELYLAGGVVRDLLLGKPPQDIDLCVNREARSWAENLAARSGGALVPLGREEDAARVVSRGLTVDFSSFRRGAATIVEDLRLRDLSINAMALRLDNLLHREGESPKSALVLIDPTLGRADLENGVIRAAGPQSFIDDPLRLLRAFRFAASLGFSIDAQSVGWIRQFGDLIVRPAPERIAHELDLIMDSGHSAGTMSQMATTGLLWALIPELAAGVEMEQPASHHLDVFGHSLEALAQMERILENPRLWFPRNNESLLVSLQQPAMHRLLCWAALMHDLGKPPTYARRVEKDNRITFYHHDHVGARVFATYAQRFRWSNEDRELVSRLISHHMRPFFLANVARDGHLTLRACIRLLRKAGDILPGLFLLAMADSLAGQGEARVVDMEQELGDLYAHLEQVRLDHVAPVKSAKPLINGHDLIKELHLQPSPIFKSILGAVEEAHMEGLVATRSEALTLAKTVAAQKGP, encoded by the coding sequence ATGACCTTCCACGTCGATCCGCGCCAGATTGAGGTCCTGCTACCGCCCTGGCTGAAGCGGCATCTGAGGGATATTCATTCGCACCTGGGAGGAGAGCTCTATCTTGCAGGTGGTGTTGTCCGTGATCTGCTGCTGGGGAAGCCACCCCAGGACATTGACCTCTGTGTGAACCGTGAGGCGCGCAGCTGGGCGGAGAATCTGGCCGCCAGGAGCGGCGGGGCCCTTGTTCCCCTTGGGCGCGAGGAGGATGCGGCCCGGGTGGTGAGCCGTGGGCTGACCGTTGATTTTTCCAGCTTCCGTCGGGGCGCGGCAACGATTGTCGAGGATCTTCGCCTGCGCGATCTGAGTATCAACGCCATGGCCCTGCGGTTGGACAACCTGTTGCATCGTGAGGGAGAATCGCCCAAGAGCGCCCTGGTCTTGATCGACCCGACTCTTGGTCGTGCTGATCTTGAGAACGGGGTGATTCGGGCAGCGGGGCCGCAGAGTTTCATCGATGATCCCCTACGTCTGCTGCGGGCCTTTCGTTTTGCCGCAAGCCTCGGCTTTAGCATCGATGCCCAGAGCGTGGGCTGGATACGCCAGTTCGGTGACTTGATTGTCCGCCCTGCACCGGAGCGGATCGCCCATGAGCTCGATCTGATCATGGATTCCGGGCACAGTGCCGGGACGATGTCGCAAATGGCGACGACCGGCCTATTGTGGGCATTGATTCCAGAGCTCGCCGCCGGTGTCGAGATGGAGCAGCCCGCAAGCCATCACCTCGATGTCTTTGGCCACAGCCTCGAGGCGCTTGCACAGATGGAGCGTATCCTCGAGAATCCGCGGCTGTGGTTTCCGAGAAACAACGAGTCGTTGCTTGTCTCTCTGCAGCAACCGGCCATGCACCGCCTGCTCTGCTGGGCCGCTCTGATGCACGATCTGGGTAAACCGCCCACCTATGCCAGACGGGTCGAGAAGGACAATCGCATCACCTTTTACCATCACGATCACGTCGGGGCGCGGGTCTTTGCAACATATGCCCAGCGGTTTCGCTGGAGCAACGAGGATCGGGAACTGGTCAGCCGCTTGATCAGCCACCATATGCGGCCTTTTTTTCTGGCCAATGTCGCCCGTGACGGGCACCTGACCCTGCGGGCCTGCATACGCCTGCTGCGCAAGGCCGGGGATATCCTTCCCGGGCTTTTTCTCCTGGCCATGGCCGACAGTCTGGCCGGTCAGGGGGAAGCGCGGGTGGTGGACATGGAGCAGGAACTCGGCGATCTTTACGCTCATCTGGAACAGGTGCGTCTTGACCATGTGGCCCCGGTCAAGAGCGCAAAACCCTTGATCAACGGCCATGATCTGATAAAAGAGTTGCATCTCCAGCCCAGTCCGATATTTAAAAGTATCCTTGGCGCTGTTGAAGAGGCCCATATGGAGGGACTGGTAGCGACCCGGTCCGAGGCACTCACCCTGGCAAAGACCGTTGCCGCACAGAAAGGGCCGTAA
- a CDS encoding thiamine biosynthesis protein: MRGVTALGLFSGGLDSILACRVIAAQGIRVVALKFVTPFFDHDLLADPDGYAQQMHAKYGIEVRVVDISEGYVRLLEKPAHGFGKHFNPCIDCKIFMLRRAKALMADYGASFLFTGEVLGQRPMSQRRDTLRVIERDSGCEGILLRPLCAQLMTPIPAEVEGLVDREQLHRFSGRGRRSQKQLAADFGITDYPAPAGGCMLTDPNLAARIKHFYQGLFSFGQQRAVDDIRLLSIGRQFKLADNVWFILGRDERENDRLEAMRAPGDWLIRMTLRPGPLGLLRHGAETVAGREQETALIECLAGIVVRYGKKVVEGPTGAEVMVDRGTDIRTHWQEPLLGDAIEDWRI, translated from the coding sequence ATGCGTGGTGTGACGGCTCTCGGTCTGTTCTCCGGAGGTCTGGATTCCATCCTCGCCTGCCGGGTGATCGCCGCCCAGGGGATTCGAGTGGTGGCGCTGAAATTTGTCACCCCTTTTTTTGACCATGATCTGCTGGCGGATCCGGATGGGTATGCGCAGCAGATGCACGCCAAGTACGGCATTGAGGTGCGGGTGGTTGACATCTCCGAAGGATATGTCCGGCTGTTGGAAAAACCGGCGCACGGTTTCGGCAAGCATTTCAACCCCTGCATTGACTGTAAAATATTCATGCTTCGCCGGGCCAAGGCGTTGATGGCTGACTATGGAGCCTCCTTCCTCTTCACCGGCGAGGTGCTTGGCCAACGGCCCATGTCCCAGCGTCGCGATACCCTGCGGGTGATCGAACGCGATTCTGGGTGTGAGGGGATTTTGCTCAGACCGCTCTGCGCCCAGCTGATGACGCCCATACCTGCGGAGGTCGAAGGCCTAGTGGATCGCGAACAGCTGCACCGGTTTTCAGGGCGGGGCCGCAGATCGCAAAAACAGCTGGCCGCCGACTTCGGCATCACCGACTATCCGGCACCGGCCGGCGGCTGCATGTTGACCGATCCCAACCTGGCAGCCCGCATCAAACATTTTTATCAGGGACTGTTTTCCTTTGGTCAGCAGCGGGCTGTCGACGATATCCGTCTGTTGAGTATCGGTCGCCAATTCAAGCTGGCGGACAACGTGTGGTTCATCCTTGGCCGGGACGAACGGGAGAACGACCGGCTCGAGGCGATGCGGGCGCCTGGCGACTGGCTCATCCGCATGACGCTCAGGCCGGGGCCTCTGGGGCTGCTTCGGCACGGTGCCGAGACCGTGGCCGGTCGGGAACAGGAGACTGCGTTGATAGAGTGTCTGGCCGGAATCGTGGTTCGTTACGGCAAAAAGGTGGTGGAGGGGCCGACCGGGGCCGAGGTCATGGTCGACCGCGGCACTGATATCCGCACCCACTGGCAGGAACCGCTCCTTGGTGATGCCATCGAGGACTGGCGCATTTAA
- the recN gene encoding DNA repair protein RecN: MLQELRVQNLALIDALHLDLSSWKTGLIVLTGETGAGKSIILQAINLLTGGRGATSWVRNDSDQAGIEATFSLRPEHNEINALLHEHSLRDGNNCIIRRILAREGRSKLYVNDQSVTTRLCGELTANLINIASQHDHQQLLNNRNHLHFLDLFGELRGMRQQFGKLFQRWQHASSELRELLDKEQDKEQQRDFLRFQLEEIRKCRPIAGEDEALMREREQLKASDVLVRLVGESTERMSGTITYALVEIRKNIEHAATIDATLAPLAERIASAGYELEDLAASLVQYQESIPMDPSRLEWISGRLAELKQLQRKYGPTLEEVIAFADKAEADLLVLESLEEEIAQAELRLEEISTEALLRATELSQARREVARKLEAGMAQELASLSFNQAVFEVSLTVPEGLGLDGIQSTGRDIVEFLFSANPGEPPKPLAKIVSGGELSRLMLAMKCLLARRDQVDTVIFDEVDAGIGGQAAEAVAAKIGELAGHHQVLCITHLPQIAAWADLHFKVEKQVENQRTRTVIIELDEQERIRELARMLGGANPSEQTLAFARELMTRNRGRKSACVV, encoded by the coding sequence ATGCTTCAGGAACTTCGTGTACAAAATCTGGCCCTGATCGATGCCCTGCATCTGGATCTGTCTTCGTGGAAAACAGGGTTAATTGTCCTCACCGGCGAGACCGGTGCGGGAAAATCGATCATTCTCCAGGCAATCAACCTCCTCACCGGTGGCCGTGGTGCGACCTCCTGGGTGCGCAACGACTCTGACCAGGCAGGGATTGAGGCGACTTTCTCCCTGCGTCCGGAGCATAACGAAATCAACGCCCTGTTGCACGAACACTCGCTTAGGGATGGCAATAATTGCATCATTCGCCGGATCCTTGCCCGTGAAGGGCGCTCCAAACTTTATGTCAACGATCAGTCGGTCACCACCCGTCTCTGTGGTGAACTGACTGCCAACCTGATCAATATCGCCAGTCAGCACGATCACCAGCAGCTGCTCAATAATCGCAACCACCTCCATTTTCTCGATCTCTTTGGCGAGTTGCGGGGCATGCGCCAGCAGTTCGGCAAACTTTTTCAGCGCTGGCAGCATGCCTCCTCGGAGTTGAGGGAGTTGCTGGACAAGGAGCAGGACAAGGAGCAGCAGCGCGACTTTCTCCGTTTTCAGCTGGAAGAAATACGAAAATGCAGGCCCATCGCCGGTGAGGATGAGGCCCTGATGCGAGAGCGTGAACAGCTCAAGGCATCGGATGTGCTGGTGCGGTTGGTCGGAGAGAGCACGGAGCGGATGTCGGGCACAATTACCTATGCTCTGGTGGAAATCCGAAAAAATATCGAGCACGCGGCAACCATTGACGCTACATTGGCGCCCCTTGCCGAACGCATCGCCTCCGCCGGATATGAACTGGAGGACCTGGCCGCCTCGCTGGTCCAGTATCAGGAGTCGATTCCCATGGATCCCTCCCGGCTGGAGTGGATCTCCGGACGGCTTGCCGAGCTCAAACAGCTGCAGCGCAAGTACGGGCCCACCCTGGAAGAGGTGATTGCCTTTGCCGACAAGGCCGAGGCCGATCTTCTGGTCCTGGAAAGCCTGGAGGAGGAGATTGCCCAGGCCGAACTGCGGCTGGAGGAGATCTCCACCGAGGCACTCCTCAGGGCCACGGAACTGAGCCAGGCCAGGCGTGAGGTGGCCAGGAAGCTTGAGGCGGGCATGGCCCAGGAACTGGCCTCCTTGAGTTTCAACCAGGCCGTGTTCGAGGTCTCCCTGACGGTACCGGAGGGGCTGGGCCTGGACGGCATTCAGAGTACGGGGCGGGATATTGTCGAATTCCTTTTTTCCGCCAATCCCGGTGAGCCGCCCAAGCCGCTGGCGAAGATTGTCTCCGGCGGCGAGCTGTCGCGCTTGATGCTGGCTATGAAGTGTTTGCTCGCCCGTCGCGACCAGGTGGATACGGTCATCTTTGACGAGGTCGATGCCGGCATCGGCGGTCAGGCTGCCGAGGCCGTGGCGGCAAAGATCGGCGAACTTGCCGGACACCATCAGGTTTTGTGCATAACCCATTTGCCGCAGATCGCTGCCTGGGCGGATCTGCATTTCAAGGTGGAAAAACAGGTGGAGAACCAAAGGACGCGCACTGTGATCATTGAGTTGGACGAGCAGGAACGCATTCGGGAACTGGCCCGTATGCTCGGTGGGGCAAATCCCAGCGAGCAGACCCTGGCCTTTGCCCGTGAGCTGATGACCCGCAACCGGGGGAGAAAGTCCGCATGCGTGGTGTGA
- a CDS encoding metal-dependent transcriptional regulator, producing MAETQQLSASLEDYIETIYHIITEKQVARGKDISARLSVSGASVTEALRALSRRGLINYAPYEVITLTEEGRIIAEDVIHRHNSLKRFFVDVLAIEEPLAEEGACKIEHTAPPEIIKRMVDFIKFLEVCPRGGKDLINGFASFCKRGGTTLDCANCISQCMDVTTPSSQND from the coding sequence ATGGCGGAGACGCAACAACTCAGTGCGAGTCTTGAAGATTACATCGAGACCATCTATCATATTATCACCGAAAAACAGGTTGCCCGCGGCAAGGATATTTCAGCGCGTCTGTCGGTCAGCGGTGCATCGGTGACCGAGGCGTTGAGAGCCCTGTCCCGCAGAGGGCTGATCAACTATGCACCCTATGAGGTGATCACCCTCACCGAGGAGGGGCGGATCATTGCCGAGGATGTCATCCACCGCCACAACTCGCTCAAACGGTTCTTTGTCGATGTTCTCGCCATCGAAGAACCGCTGGCCGAAGAGGGGGCCTGTAAAATCGAGCATACCGCGCCACCTGAAATCATCAAACGGATGGTCGATTTTATCAAATTTCTTGAAGTCTGCCCACGGGGAGGCAAGGATTTGATCAATGGCTTTGCCAGTTTTTGCAAACGAGGCGGGACCACGCTCGATTGCGCCAACTGCATCTCCCAGTGCATGGACGTCACGACTCCCTCTTCGCAAAACGACTAG
- the gspF gene encoding type II secretion system inner membrane protein GspF, protein MPVFEYTALTASGKKLKGVLDADSLNAARQKIRGAGNYPVNIKETKAKNVAGKGSIFTRQIGQGIKQQEIHLATRQLATLLGAGIPLVPAIAGLIEQTGNRSLKTVLAQIKDAVNEGNSLTSALGDHPRLFSKIYINMVRAGEASGSLDLVLDRLAEFGENQHAIRSRVKAALLYPLFMAIVGVAVLFLLITFIVPSITSVFEGTQQALPLPTILLISLSTILKKFWWALLLLIGGAVTAARWYINTPPGRRRWDTLKLTFPGIRDLSIKTASARFSRTLSSLLQSGVPLVSSLVIVQNIVDNVILADQIREACGELEKGASLSGFFRESKWFPPMLVQMMAVGEQSGTLDKMLAKAADSYEKEVEAKILALTSMIEPVMILTMGVAVSFIVVSILLPIFEMNQLIR, encoded by the coding sequence ATGCCTGTCTTTGAATACACCGCTCTCACCGCCTCCGGCAAGAAGCTCAAAGGCGTTCTCGATGCCGACTCACTCAATGCGGCCCGCCAGAAAATTCGTGGGGCCGGCAACTATCCGGTCAACATCAAGGAAACCAAGGCCAAAAATGTGGCCGGCAAAGGATCCATTTTCACCCGGCAGATCGGCCAGGGGATCAAACAACAGGAGATTCACCTGGCAACCCGCCAGCTGGCCACCCTGCTCGGCGCCGGCATTCCCCTGGTCCCGGCGATCGCCGGCCTGATCGAACAGACCGGCAACCGTTCTCTGAAAACGGTCCTGGCCCAAATCAAGGATGCGGTCAACGAGGGCAACTCGCTCACCTCCGCCCTTGGTGACCACCCGCGCCTCTTTTCCAAGATCTACATCAACATGGTGCGCGCGGGCGAGGCTTCCGGCTCGCTGGATCTGGTGCTCGACCGTCTGGCGGAATTCGGCGAGAACCAGCATGCCATTCGCAGCCGGGTCAAGGCCGCCCTGCTCTACCCCCTCTTCATGGCCATCGTCGGGGTTGCGGTTCTTTTTCTCCTCATCACCTTCATCGTTCCCAGCATCACCTCGGTTTTTGAGGGAACGCAACAGGCACTGCCGCTTCCGACCATCCTCCTCATATCCCTGAGCACCATTTTGAAAAAATTCTGGTGGGCCTTGCTGCTGCTCATCGGCGGTGCGGTGACGGCTGCCCGCTGGTACATCAACACCCCGCCCGGTCGCCGCCGCTGGGACACCCTCAAGCTGACCTTTCCCGGCATTCGCGACCTGAGCATCAAAACCGCCTCGGCCCGTTTCAGCCGCACCCTTTCGAGCCTGCTGCAGTCGGGCGTCCCCCTGGTCAGCTCGCTGGTGATTGTGCAAAACATCGTGGACAACGTCATCCTCGCCGATCAGATTCGCGAGGCGTGCGGTGAGTTGGAAAAAGGGGCCAGTCTCTCAGGTTTTTTCCGCGAGAGCAAATGGTTTCCACCGATGCTGGTGCAGATGATGGCGGTCGGCGAACAGAGCGGCACCCTCGACAAGATGCTGGCCAAGGCTGCCGACAGTTACGAAAAGGAGGTGGAGGCCAAGATTCTCGCCCTGACCTCCATGATTGAACCGGTGATGATCCTGACCATGGGTGTGGCGGTCAGTTTTATTGTGGTGTCGATCCTGCTGCCCATCTTTGAGATGAATCAGCTGATCAGGTAA
- the gspE gene encoding type II secretion system ATPase GspE, producing MRLLGEILTEDYGVSAESIEAALAIQRERGGRIGEILIQLRKITEDDLLSARSRQCGMEVVYSLPATGTDPFFIDRVPIGFLKKFKMIPVATPDCSYIALAEPANFQQLDDLQRLLQWEGIRTVLAPANEIFVAINAAYDTTRQDAADRVMQDMDEDNPESILTEIEETADLLDDTSDAPVIKLVNLVLSQAVRDNASDIHIESYKDRVKIRKRVDGILYDMYSPPRHVQSKLVSRIKIMAKMDIAEKRLPQDGRIEIRLADRNIDIRVSTLPTSFGERVVMRLLDKSSSLVPLDALGMSQEDMNNFLRLIKAPHGIILVTGPTGSGKTTSLYSALGVLNSPDVNIITVEDPIEYQMNGISQVQVNPKVGLTFANGLRTIVRQDPDVILVGEIRDLETAEIAIQSALTGHLVFSTLHTNDAASAITRLIDMGVEPFLVSSAVNAIMAQRLVRKICPHCKEGYVPSNAYLERVGLSPIKFAGRQLYRGAGCGECLQTGYKGRIGIYELMSLTPAMKSLILTTSDAGQIKKQALSSQATGMMTLRQDGLKKVLAGLTTLEEVFRVT from the coding sequence ATGCGTCTCTTGGGTGAAATTCTCACCGAGGATTATGGGGTGAGCGCGGAGAGTATCGAAGCCGCGCTTGCCATCCAGCGGGAGCGTGGCGGTCGGATCGGAGAAATCCTCATTCAACTGCGCAAGATCACTGAAGATGACCTGCTCAGCGCCCGCAGCCGGCAGTGCGGCATGGAGGTCGTCTATAGCTTGCCGGCTACGGGCACCGACCCGTTTTTTATTGATCGGGTGCCTATCGGATTTCTCAAGAAGTTCAAGATGATTCCGGTGGCGACTCCGGACTGCTCCTACATTGCCCTGGCGGAACCGGCCAACTTTCAGCAACTGGACGATCTCCAGCGTCTGCTCCAGTGGGAGGGCATTCGCACCGTCCTCGCACCGGCCAACGAGATTTTCGTCGCCATCAACGCCGCCTACGATACCACCCGGCAGGATGCCGCCGATCGGGTGATGCAGGACATGGACGAAGACAACCCGGAGAGCATCCTCACCGAAATCGAGGAGACGGCCGACCTGCTCGACGATACCAGCGATGCGCCGGTGATCAAGCTGGTGAACCTGGTGCTGTCCCAGGCGGTACGCGACAATGCCTCGGATATCCATATCGAGTCCTATAAGGACCGGGTCAAGATCCGTAAACGCGTTGACGGCATCCTCTACGACATGTATTCGCCGCCGCGGCACGTGCAGAGCAAGCTGGTCTCGCGTATCAAGATCATGGCCAAGATGGATATCGCCGAAAAACGGCTGCCCCAGGATGGCCGCATTGAAATCCGCCTGGCGGATCGCAACATCGATATCCGTGTGTCCACCCTGCCCACCTCCTTTGGCGAGCGGGTGGTCATGCGCCTCTTGGACAAGTCCAGCTCCCTGGTGCCGCTGGATGCCCTGGGAATGTCCCAGGAGGATATGAACAATTTTCTGCGCCTGATCAAGGCCCCGCACGGGATTATTCTCGTCACCGGTCCGACCGGCAGCGGCAAGACCACCAGCCTTTACTCCGCGCTCGGCGTTCTCAACAGCCCGGATGTCAATATCATCACCGTTGAGGACCCGATAGAGTATCAGATGAACGGCATCAGCCAGGTGCAGGTCAACCCCAAGGTTGGGCTGACCTTTGCAAATGGCCTGCGCACCATCGTTCGCCAGGACCCGGATGTCATTCTTGTGGGAGAGATTCGTGATCTTGAAACCGCGGAGATCGCTATCCAATCGGCCCTGACCGGGCACCTGGTGTTCTCGACCCTGCATACCAACGACGCGGCCAGCGCCATCACCCGTTTGATCGACATGGGGGTGGAGCCGTTTCTCGTTTCTTCCGCGGTCAATGCGATCATGGCCCAGCGTTTGGTGCGCAAGATCTGTCCGCACTGCAAGGAGGGGTACGTGCCCTCCAATGCCTATCTCGAACGGGTGGGGTTGTCGCCGATAAAATTTGCCGGACGGCAGTTGTATCGGGGGGCGGGCTGCGGGGAATGCCTCCAGACCGGGTACAAGGGCAGGATTGGAATTTATGAGTTGATGAGTCTGACCCCGGCCATGAAAAGCCTGATCCTGACCACCTCGGATGCGGGCCAGATCAAAAAACAGGCTCTCTCCTCGCAGGCCACAGGCATGATGACTCTGCGTCAGGACGGACTGAAGAAGGTGCTCGCCGGTCTGACGACTTTGGAAGAGGTTTTTCGCGTTACCTGA